The Candidatus Anoxymicrobium japonicum genome segment CCTGGGTCAGCAACCTGATTACATACTTGAACCCGCAGGTGATAGCGGGAATCATGAACAACGCTGACCCGAAAAACAATGAAGAGATGATGAAGTACCTGCGTCCGGATGTAATCGCCTATGTTGTCAATCACAACGGTTTCTTCCTCGATGGCATGCTCGCGAACCTTCAACCAACGGTGCTTGCGAACGCGATCAACACTCCCGGCGGGCAGGCGTACCTGACGGCATATCTGGATCCGGCTATAGGCATGGATCCGTATTGGGGAGCGATGGCGTCGAACGCGAATCCGGAGTTCGCGGAAGCGATGATGGCGCCTCCGCCGGACGGTATCGACCCCGGAGTGCTGGCGAATGTCATCAACAACAACGGGGCGTTCATCAGCGGTCTGATCTCGAAGCTGGACGCGACCGTCTTGAGCAACGCGACGATCGCGGCGACCAAGAAGTCGTACCAGCCCGGCGGACCCAAAGGTCAAATGTATGATTTCACGAGGCCGTATAACCCCGCGAGCCCCCATTCGCCGGACAACGGGCTGAACCCGGCGGTCATCGCGGATATCATAAACAGCAACCAGGCGTTCCTCACGGACTACATGGACAATTCGGATCCTGTGGCGAACGCGAACCTGCTCGAGTCCGTGAACGGCAGGAACTTTGTCTTGAACGTGGTAAACGCCGCAGCCAACAACATGGACGCGCTTCAAAGCCTGATTGCCGCCATGGCCTCACCGGGCGCTATTGAGACATCGCGTCAGACGAACATCTTGCTGGCGGTCAACGCGAATCTTCCCGGGTCCGTGGCCCAATACATCAAGAATCAGATAAACGCTGTGGGTAAAATCAATAATGTCCTCTCCTGGGTGACGGTGAAGACCGCCGGTAAAGTTAACCCACAGCCCACTGATTGCTCGTACGGCACGTTCCTGGAAGCAGTAGTGCAGGACTATCCGCTTTAGGACGAATCGGAACAGAAGAAGATGGCAGAGCGGGAACTCACGTTCCCGCTTTTGTACGAAAAGGCATAATGGGGTCAAACCATTTTATGCATTTTGTAACAGCGAAATGGGAGTACGTATAGAAACGCATAAAATGGTTTGACCCCATTATGCCTTTTCTCATCCTGTGCGTATAATTGCAGTAGGGCGTGTCAGACAAACTGGAGTGAAAGTTTTGGAGTGTAAATATCATAGCGGGCAGGAAGCGGATCTGGTTTGCCTCAAGTGCGCAAAGCCGTACTGCCGCGACTGTGTAGAAGAGACCGGTGAAGCCCATTACTGTATTGATTGCCACAGAGAGACTGTGGAACGCTTCGCAAGTCAGATGGGAGTGTCTAAGAAGGCCAGGGCACCGAAGATTCCAAAGGGCGACAAGAAGCCGCGCGGGCCTGAAAAAGCGCCGGTTCGGCACGGATTGCCCGATGTCGGTCCGACCCTGGAATCACCTTCACCGTCATCTTCTACGCTCTCGTCAGGGGAGAAGGCCGCGTTTTGGAGTGAAGAAGAGAAACGCGTTACAAGCCCGGCGGCACGCGGTAGTCATCGCGAGCGAAAAAGAGAAGGCCGCCTTGCGTCGGGAGGCGTTCCTGTGGCGATGCAGGTTCCCGAGGAGTATTGCGGCGAGGTGACCGGCGTGCCTTCATATTTCAAGGCCGTCCTCATCGCGATGGTGGCAGGGCTGGCGAGCGCCGCTGCGTACGCTGGCCTCGAATGGTGGCTCCACAAGAATCTCGGCATTCTCTTGTGGATTTTAGGGTTCGGCGTTGGCATTGCGGTGATGCTTGGCTCGGGCAGGCACTACAACTGGAAACTCGGACTCATTGCCGCCGGAACCGCTATGCTGTGGGTCAGTGTCGGACGCGTCGCTTACTACATGCTGGACATCCGCTTCAACAGGCTGTTCCCGTTCAAGATGAGCATCTGGCCGCTTTTCCGGGAGTCGGCGAGTACGTATGTCCAGGATTTTTCCTCGATATGGCTGGTTTTCTTTCTGATAGCTGCCACGGTCGCGTTTCTGGTGTCGTTCAGGCCGCCGCCGATAAAGTTGCGTTGACGCAAAAAACGCAACACAGGGGGTCAGGCCCCCGGTGTTGCGTTTTTTGCGTTCTGGTTCGTTGTGATTTAATATTTCCTGTAATCGAATAGTGACGTCTCCGACCCGAGAGGCCTAAAGCGAAAGCAACGGCCCGAGGGCGACAGGGTTCGGCGGGAAACGGCCGGGCCTCCCGTGATTGAAAAGGAGGTGTGACACACAAGCGTGTGCCTGCCTTTTCCCGCGGCAGGTTTTTTTATTGGAGGGACTCAATTTGAAAAACAGAAGATTCACAACGGTACTGCCGGCTATCGCTCTGGTTGCGCTCATGGCGGCTCCGGTGATACTTGTTGGCGGGTGCGGCAAGAGTAAGCCGACTGTTCTGGTGCTTGCCACAACCACCAGTACGCAGGACTCCGGCTTGCTGGACGTTCTTGTCCCCGCGTTCGAGAAGCAGTACAACGCGAAGGTAAAAGCGATTGCCGTAGGCACGGGCGAGGCGCTGAAGATGGGCGAAAAGGGGGACGCGGACGTGTTGCTCGTCCACTCAAAGGCGGCGGAGGAGCAGTTCGTCAAGGACGGCTTCGGGCTCGAGCGCGCGCAGGTGATGTACAACGATTTCGTCATACTGGGGCCGGCGGCGGATCCGGCGGGAATCAAAGGTGAAGCAAGCGCTGTGGGCGCGCTCAAAAAGATTGCGGCGAGCCGCGCGACGTTTGTGAGCCGCGCTGACGACTCGGGAACGAACAAGGCGGAGCTCAATATCTGGAAAGCGGCAGGCATCAACCCGAAAGGACAGCCGTGGCACGTCGAGACCGGACAGGGGATGGGCGCGACGCTGGCCATCACGGACCAGAAGCAAGGCTACACCTTGAGCGACCGGGCGACTTTCATCGCGCGCGAGGGGACGTTCAATCCGGTCATCCTCGTCGAGGGAGACAAAGCTCTCTATAACCAGTACGGAGTTATTGTGGTCAACCCGGATAAGCATCCCAGCCTGAAGTTGAACACCAGGTGCGCGGAGGAGTTTGTCGAGTACGTTACGAGCAAGAAAGGCCAGGAGCTGATCGGCGCCTACAAGAAGAATGGTGTCGTGTTGTTCCATCCCAATGCGTCGAGTGAGACACAGTGATCACAATGTCACAGTTCTGGCACGCCCTCATGCTGTCACTGGCGGTGTCAGGGCTGGCATGTCTCATTGGGGCGGTCGCAGGTATTCCGCTTGGAACCGCGCTAGCCGAGTTTTCTTTCCGCGGCAGAGGCGTCCTGTTGACGATTGTGCACGCGTTCATGGGGTTGCCGCCTGTGGTGGTGGGCGTGTTCACCTTTGTCGTGATAGCTCGCCACGGCACTCTGGGAAGCCTCGGTCTGTGCTACACGCCTGGGGCTATGGTGATAGTGCAGGTCATACTGGCCACGCCCATCATCGCGGGGTTCACCCACGCGTCGCTGGAGGATGTGGATCCGCGACTGGGCCTGCAGGCCATGAGCCTGGGAGCGACACGCGCGCAGGCCGTGCTTGTCAAAATGCGGGAGGCGCGCGCGGGGCTGGTTGCCGCGATCATCGCGGGCTTCGGGCGCGTCATAGCCGAGGTCGGGGCCGTAACGATCGTCGGCGGCGCTATAAACGGCCAGACCGACACGCTTACGACTCTCGCCGTCAAACTGACACGCCAGGGACGCGATAACCTCGCTATGCTTGTCGGCGTGGTTCTGATAGCGGTAGCAATTAC includes the following:
- a CDS encoding tungsten ABC transporter substrate-binding protein → MAAPVILVGGCGKSKPTVLVLATTTSTQDSGLLDVLVPAFEKQYNAKVKAIAVGTGEALKMGEKGDADVLLVHSKAAEEQFVKDGFGLERAQVMYNDFVILGPAADPAGIKGEASAVGALKKIAASRATFVSRADDSGTNKAELNIWKAAGINPKGQPWHVETGQGMGATLAITDQKQGYTLSDRATFIAREGTFNPVILVEGDKALYNQYGVIVVNPDKHPSLKLNTRCAEEFVEYVTSKKGQELIGAYKKNGVVLFHPNASSETQ
- a CDS encoding tungstate transporter permease, whose translation is MITMSQFWHALMLSLAVSGLACLIGAVAGIPLGTALAEFSFRGRGVLLTIVHAFMGLPPVVVGVFTFVVIARHGTLGSLGLCYTPGAMVIVQVILATPIIAGFTHASLEDVDPRLGLQAMSLGATRAQAVLVKMREARAGLVAAIIAGFGRVIAEVGAVTIVGGAINGQTDTLTTLAVKLTRQGRDNLAMLVGVVLIAVAITVNIFLTRLQVDRGASEVEKRVTGYAS